From the genome of Thermogemmatispora onikobensis, one region includes:
- a CDS encoding helix-turn-helix domain-containing protein gives MNRQSRALRLARKRRGWSQRELADFAGVSLSTVERAERGEAIRIDSIQRLCRCLEASPEALGLLGLPAEEGSGRALAKDLRELMAPAGQELPPLAQLCAQDLLAAYQRGIRALQDLYFGGAPAQVEALLPLYREQIMLLAQSPTLSQAGAAALAAQAQLLTCELATDREDFGQAARAGKRALELARRAGDRNLAIAAWIGLANLHFHQRQSAAALACYQQAVAHFTPAVTPLLKGRTYAGLAEVSAMRQARQEALRARELAYEHYPQRPEEDPAYSYQRSSRYSLYVFGDAQTQLFLGQPKAAEKALQALEGETSDPEQEPITRVDLLYYYAQVRLQQGSMEEAGSVVAEAVQLARRLGSRLYFNKLAEVYERLRERWPHERQIGALEDLFAPW, from the coding sequence ATGAACAGGCAATCGAGGGCATTGCGTCTGGCGCGCAAGCGTCGCGGGTGGAGTCAGCGCGAGCTGGCCGATTTTGCGGGGGTCTCGCTCTCGACGGTCGAGCGGGCTGAACGCGGGGAGGCGATCCGCATTGATAGCATCCAGCGTTTGTGTCGCTGTCTTGAGGCCTCGCCCGAAGCGTTGGGCCTCTTGGGCTTGCCAGCCGAGGAAGGTTCTGGCCGTGCTCTGGCTAAGGATCTGCGTGAGTTGATGGCGCCTGCCGGCCAGGAGTTGCCGCCACTCGCCCAGCTTTGCGCTCAAGACCTGCTGGCTGCCTATCAGCGAGGCATCAGGGCCCTGCAAGATCTCTACTTTGGCGGCGCCCCTGCTCAGGTAGAGGCCCTGCTGCCCCTCTATAGGGAGCAAATCATGCTGCTGGCCCAGTCGCCGACGCTGAGCCAGGCAGGAGCCGCGGCGCTGGCGGCTCAGGCCCAGTTGCTGACCTGCGAGCTGGCGACCGATCGCGAAGACTTCGGGCAGGCGGCGCGGGCTGGTAAGCGGGCGCTGGAACTGGCCAGGCGAGCCGGCGATCGCAATCTGGCAATAGCGGCCTGGATTGGCCTGGCTAACCTCCATTTTCACCAGCGACAGAGTGCGGCAGCCCTGGCCTGCTACCAGCAGGCTGTGGCGCACTTCACGCCGGCGGTCACGCCCCTGCTGAAAGGGCGGACGTACGCAGGACTGGCGGAAGTGTCTGCTATGCGCCAGGCCAGGCAAGAAGCGCTCCGCGCCAGGGAACTGGCTTACGAGCACTATCCGCAGCGGCCTGAAGAGGACCCAGCCTACAGCTATCAGCGGTCGAGCCGCTACTCGCTCTATGTCTTTGGAGATGCGCAGACACAGCTCTTTCTGGGGCAGCCGAAAGCGGCAGAGAAGGCTCTGCAGGCATTGGAGGGGGAGACGAGCGATCCAGAGCAGGAACCTATCACAAGGGTGGATCTGCTCTACTACTATGCGCAGGTGCGCCTGCAGCAGGGATCGATGGAAGAGGCCGGCAGCGTCGTGGCCGAGGCGGTGCAGTTGGCGCGCCGGTTGGGGTCGCGGCTCTACTTCAACAAGCTGGCAGAGGTCTATGAGCGTCTGCGGGAGCGCTGGCCGCATGAGCGGCAGATTGGGGCGCTGGAGGATCTCTTTGCTCCCTGGTAG
- a CDS encoding helix-turn-helix domain-containing protein, whose amino-acid sequence MGPLDDDPGKQLQRKVNLLLRTARMQRGWSQQQLADFAGISVATVERAERGEPIRIDSVQRLCQCLGRTPEELGLVPPLVGTGQISAGPSAALLRGSSISAAVPPFTTGFVQTEKDANDEEEAMKRRDASLLLASLAGGMIAVPSSSIASIASLWSDELLALYRRAVEACQGLYNEGKFIYLEAILPLYIQQLSALAERTSPLQRESARLAASACELGCALATERTDFGTAIQYGKRALDFARQAQDASLSVVACIRLANVGWHQGQGTVAIRAYRRALTFVDEEKSSISPALKGRIYAGLAEASALCGDRAGASQALDLAYQHYLAENGPRRYALYIFGDVQTRLLLGQIHEARSALEQAAREIPPETLTGIYRVDFLYYQAALAHAQGDLEAECTFLVNGIYQARSIESRLYFHKFANSYQALKLQWKHEKRVTSLEEHFQLW is encoded by the coding sequence ATGGGGCCGCTGGATGACGATCCTGGTAAACAGCTGCAGAGAAAGGTCAATCTGCTTTTGCGTACAGCGCGAATGCAGCGCGGCTGGAGTCAGCAACAATTAGCAGACTTTGCGGGCATTAGTGTTGCGACAGTAGAGCGTGCAGAGCGTGGAGAGCCGATCCGCATAGATAGCGTACAGCGTCTCTGCCAATGCCTGGGACGTACGCCGGAAGAGTTAGGATTAGTCCCTCCTTTGGTAGGAACAGGACAGATATCGGCAGGACCGTCAGCTGCCCTGTTGCGAGGATCATCGATTTCTGCTGCTGTGCCCCCTTTCACTACGGGCTTTGTGCAAACAGAAAAAGATGCCAACGACGAGGAAGAGGCCATGAAGAGACGAGATGCTAGCTTGCTCCTTGCCAGCCTTGCAGGGGGGATGATTGCAGTTCCATCCAGCTCAATTGCTTCTATTGCCTCCCTGTGGTCAGATGAGCTTTTGGCCCTCTACAGGCGAGCTGTAGAAGCATGCCAGGGCCTCTACAATGAAGGTAAATTTATCTATCTAGAGGCTATCCTCCCTCTCTATATTCAGCAGCTTAGCGCCCTTGCAGAACGTACTTCGCCGCTGCAGCGAGAATCTGCCCGTCTGGCTGCTTCAGCCTGTGAGTTGGGATGTGCCCTTGCGACTGAACGCACTGATTTTGGTACAGCGATCCAGTACGGCAAACGAGCCCTCGACTTTGCGCGGCAAGCTCAGGATGCAAGCCTCTCTGTTGTTGCTTGTATACGCCTTGCTAATGTCGGTTGGCACCAGGGACAAGGGACTGTCGCCATACGTGCCTACCGGCGCGCATTGACCTTTGTAGATGAGGAAAAGTCGTCTATCTCTCCTGCCTTGAAGGGGCGAATCTACGCCGGCCTAGCTGAGGCTTCAGCGCTCTGTGGAGATCGAGCAGGGGCCAGTCAAGCGCTTGACCTGGCCTACCAGCATTATCTTGCCGAGAATGGTCCACGCCGCTATGCGCTCTACATCTTTGGTGACGTTCAGACGCGTCTTTTGCTTGGGCAAATACATGAAGCACGCTCAGCCTTGGAGCAAGCAGCCAGGGAGATTCCTCCAGAGACCCTCACCGGCATCTACCGCGTGGATTTCCTTTATTACCAGGCTGCTCTTGCCCATGCCCAAGGGGATCTTGAAGCGGAATGCACATTCCTTGTTAATGGGATTTATCAAGCCAGGAGTATAGAGTCACGTCTTTACTTTCATAAATTTGCGAATAGCTACCAAGCGCTTAAATTGCAATGGAAGCATGAAAAGAGAGTGACGAGCTTAGAGGAGCATTTTCAGCTCTGGTAG